CTCAATTAATATAGTGCAAAAAGAGCAAGACAATAAATGAAAACAATAGGCAAATAAGGTAAATTTTGTCATAAATGGAAACAAACAAGAAATGGATGATTATTGAGAATTAAACACCATTCAATGTAATATATTACATTTAAGggaattaaacatttaattataaaataaaatattgatattcattaatcaataatttcaataattgTAAAACTCCTATATAAACTTCAAAGAAGAAATGGTTTACTTGCACCCCctcaaaagtaaaataaaaccctaaaaaattgttAAAGAATTAAGTGATGATGGTGATGGAGCATAGCTTTTGGTTATCCATAATGTTTATGGTTGCATTAGGTGTAGCACATTCAGCAGATTCAACCCTTCGATTTGGGATGCTGCCTAAAGGCGTGCTTATTCCTTCATTTGGATCTAGTACACATTCAACTGTTTCACTAATGACATCGATATCTTCATTACTTTCAAAGAGTTCAAATTCTAGGATTCTACCTACAGGTGTGCCTATTCCTCCGTCAGGACCTAGTAGAAGCACATCAGATCCACCTCCTCCATCGTCAATATTGACATCTTCATCACTTTTGAAAAGTTCAAATTTCAAGATTCTACCTATAGGTGTTCCTATTCCTCCGTCGGGACCTAGTGGAAGTACATCAGATCCGCCACCTCCATCGTCAATATCGAAATTTTCATCACTTTTGAAGAGTTCAAATTTCAAGATTCTACCTACAGGTGTGCATATTCCTCCGTCAGGACCTAATGAAAGTACATCAGATCTGCCACCTCCATCGTCAATAACGACATCTTCATCACTTGTGAAGAGTTTAAATTTCAAGATTCTACCTACAGGTGTGGCTATTCCTCTGTCGAGACCTAGTGGAAGTACATCAGATCCGCCACCTCCACCGTCAATATCGACATCTTCATCACTTTTGAAGAGTTCAAATTTTAGGATTATACCTACAAGTGTGCCTATTCCTCCGTCGGGACCTAGTGGAAGTACATCAGATCCACCTCCTCCACCGTCAGTATCGACATCTTCATCACTTTTGAAGAGTTCAAATTTCAGGATTCTACCTACAGGTGTGCCTATTCCTCCGCCGGGACCTAGTGGAAGTACATTAGATCCACCTCCTCCACCGTCAGTATCGACATCTTCATCACTTTTGAAGAGTTCAAATTTTAGGATTCTACCTACAGGTGTGCCTATTCCTCCGTCAGGACCTAGTGGAAGTACATCAGATCCACCTCCTCCACCGTTAATATTGACATCACTTTTAAAGAGTTCAAATTTCAAGATTCTACCTACTGGTGTGCCTATTCCTCCGTCAAGACCTAGTGAAAGTACATCATATCCACCTCCTCCATTGTTAATATCAACATCTTtatcaatttcaaaaagtttgaACTTCGGGATGCTGCCTAAAAGTCCTCCGTCAGGACCTAGTGGACATACATTGGATCCACCTCCTCCACCAACAAAAATGTAATGAACTTTAACTactcatttaaatattaaatgtcaGGTATTTCTATTTGATGTAGAACTTGTTTGTACAATAAAAGCATAATATATATGTGCTTATGGTCAGCGTTCATTTTTTTTTACGCACACGCACACGCATACACATACAcacataatttttataataacaaatttaatcctcaacttttacatattatattgatttagtcataattttagaaaaaatatatatatttttatatatttctttgaatttttagaattaggaaCAGATTGAgaacatttgtaaattttgaggattaaatttttaaaattatgattacatcgatataatatgtaaaagttggtggctaaatttgttattataccgaTTTTTTAATTACTACGACAGCTACCGTTTGTGACGTCAACGAGAGTGACAAAAATGAGTGATCTATATAACGTGAATggttaaattgtaaactttttattttttgtgcCTAAAAGGAAAATTGTTAATAATTGGATGGCTATCTAAGTAGTAAATCCAAAGAAATCCAAAGAAATAATATTTACCTATATTAAGTAATTCaattaatattgtaaaaaaaagagcaatataataataaaaataaggcaAAATAGGGTAAATTTGGTCATAAGTAGAATGAAACAAGAAATGGATGATTATTGAGAATTAAACACCATTGAATGTAATATATATTACATGTAATTTAAGGAAATCAAACATTtagtaataaaacaaaatatttatatttattactcaataaattaattaattgtaaaactCCTATATAAACCTCAAGAATAAATGGTTTATTTGTATCctttcaaagtaaaaaaaaaccctaaaaaattgaTAAAGAATTGAGTGATGACGGTGATGCAACATAGGTTTTGGTTATCTATAATCTTTATGGTTGCTTTAGGTTTAGGGCATTTGACCAGTGCAACCCTTCGATTCGGGATGTTGCCTAAAGGTGTGCCTATTCCTCCATCTGCACCTAGTACGTACCCAccttttccaccaatgatattgACATCTTTGTCGCTTTCGAAAAGTATAAAATTCGAAATGCTGCCTAAAGGTGTGCCTATTCCACCGTCAGGACCTAGTAGGCGTACATCGGATTcacctccacctccaccaccGTTGACATCAACATCTTtgtcaatttcaaaaagtttgaATTTCTGGATGCTACCTAAAAGTCTTCAATGGACTTTAACCactcatttaattattaaatgtcgAGTATTTCTATTCGATGTAGAAGTTGCTTATGCAATAAAAgtataatgaaaataatgtttAAAAGTCTTTATTTTATATAACATGCATATGTTGTTTTGTTTATAATAATGGAGATGGAGAGTTGATATAAAATTGGACATTTAAATAAACAGAACAAGTTAATAAAATCTTGAAATACATAGTCGATCGAATCACAAATGATTTGTGTTTAAATTTTCACTAATTCAATTGCTTTACCCAAAAGAAGGATATTGAAATACAcacaaaaataaatcatttatgcGTTGATTCTGTTCAATCTTCCTTGTTTTTTTTCCGCAAGGTAGAAATTTGGATGCTGATCAATGGCTTATTTTTACATGTTTGTACATAGAAATTAATTTCTAACtctcattttaataactaaaagccaaaataaaaacatatatatatatattatttgtactCGATGGTAGAACCATCTTCTTTATcaataatgttttaatttattcatttttttaatttatgtatttttaaattcatcaattttagtttttatattttttcgaattttaaaatttaatcgagaccatataattaaattattctaGGGTAAACTATACtattaatcactaaattatgggtaagttttcattttagtcacttaactaaaaaagttacaatttggtctctagactattaagttttttttttttaaattctgctAAAGAACTCTAAGCGACAATTTAACAATCACTACAATGGATTATTACCCATCGATGAGTAGAACAaaccttagatccaagttgatttgGCAATTAGCGTTGGATatcaaagaaaaaattatttgaattttagtttgcaaattgtaacgtccaaagttgtttcataaaaaaaaattgaattgtaaaagagaaaatgaaataaaacttttaattagTGCAAACAATATGAACAAAAAAAGTGATATAGCATTGATTTTAACAAtacaataatttaaatgaaaatttttgaatagttaaatgaccaaattgtaacttttttagttaaaaacTTATCCATGATGACAAATAGTGTAGTTTACCCATTATTCTATTAATGTTGTACTATGCATAAATTTataaagttatagatttaatttATCTTATCCAATTGGATCATACTTATGTCTCatactttttcaaaatttaaaatttcaattttaatacaAACAACAAtctaatagatttttttttaacatatgaaaaaaaaatgacattACATATAACAATATGTTAGATTAGATTttaggaaaatcaaaatttaatttaacgaATACCATTTCATCGTGCCAAAAACTCTAAAGATTGGAAAATacaaaaaaccaaattaaaatataataccttAATCCACAAGTTACTTAgcataatttaacctttaaaaagcAGTATAAAGGTGCCCAATTGGAGCTAATCCTTCATTGTACGAAAGGTAATGATGAGCAAACTTAGAGGAACAGATGATTTTTCTTGCATTGCCAAACAATTACCAGATTCCAACTTTCCCAACATCAAATATCAATATCAAACAGTGCTTTAACAATGGGAAGGAAATACAGTCCAAAAACAATGATTAAAACCCCAGGCCAAGCATTACATAggatataataaaattaaacctctACTTTCTGTTGTCGGTGTTCCTAATTTTTGTTCTGTCTATACAACTTTCTAACAGGGGACTAGCTTAGTGCAGGGGTTTCTTTTGAAGTAGTTCCAATGGGTAATAACTTATGGAAAGACAGGTTACCTTGAAGTTCACTAATACAACTGTTTTATCGAGATAAATGCAGTCAGACTCTTCTTAATCGGAATGAGTTGAAGCAGACACGTTGTCATCTACCTGCTCATCCATCTGTTTTTTATAATATCTCTGAGCAGTTGCATTGACAATCTTGACAAAGAAGTTCATTAGCATAAGCCACACAACAGTGTTCCAGATCGAAGCAAATGATAAATCCCACTTCCCCTACAGCATCATTTTTGCACAACGAATGTACAAAATTTGTTAGATTTGAGTTGGTAACAACTCAGGCTAAGATAGATTTATTGTTTAAGAGAGTGGAGTACCTTGATATTTGAAGGCAGCGGTTGTGAGGTGGACAAGTACTTGTCTTTGGCTGCATGAAGTTTTGCTGTAAGTGTGGGCAAGAATGTATCAAATCCAGGTACGAAGCCGAGCACCCAAATCAACTCATTCTCTATCCAATCAAGGAGTTGATTGTTACAGATAGAGATAATAAAAACCATCTGCAGAAAAGGAATGAAATAGGTACTTATTAGATACTTGGACGGATTGGGATCATGCTTTGTTAAGACAGTAGACAAAATTTTGTCTTCGTCGGATAGTGTGGTAAATTCAGACATTTTTGGCAAATGCCAGTACAAAGAACCAAAAACTGAGCATAATAAGAGCTTAAAATTCACGGACTTGAAAGAAATTGTTCAGTTAAAAGACGGAAAATACTGAATCAACTAGGGCTCTGCTCGCATTAAAACACAGAGAAGACGTCACAAACCTGTATGTAAGTTTTAATAATTGCCTTCCCAATCAATGTTGAGAGAAAGAACTCCCAGAATGGAATGCCAAATTGTCCACACATGATGCCAGCAAGGTCAAATAACGGATTGGGGACCTGAAACACGATTCAGTTTGTCAGCAGGTCTACGTACCAACATCAATCAACAGTGGAATAAACTTTTACTTTGGAATAAAAAACATTAAGATTTTCAGGCAAAGTGTGTCTTAGCCCTTAGGTGTCGTGCAGACAAAAGAACAGGGAAAACATAGTCATGGAGCAACAAATGTGCACCGAAAAGAAAAGTGCTCACCGAGGCAAGAATTAAAATGGTAAAGAAGTTCAAATGTTGGGAGTGGGACAACAGCCAGCGTTTGATCTTTTCCAGCTGTGCAGCTATGACTCCAGGATCCTCACTTGAGGAACCATCCAATTCTTCCATGGCATTAAATTCGCGACCTGACTCACTAGCTGCAAAAAGCAAAAGATCAACGTAAGGTACATATTTCACAGTATATAACAATTTTCAGACACAGAACAGCTAAGGTTTTGAActtcatacaaaaaattaattaCCAACCAAACCAGCATCAAAAGTTGGAAAAGGCAACTAAACTGCAAACTCGAGGCAATTTGATCAAGAAACAACAGTACAACATTTTAAATTTCTACAGTTTGAAGTTTAACAAATCCATAAGATTATGCAGATGCAAAATGGTAGAAATCCTCTAAAAAAGTTAAACTCAACAGTTTTAATCCCCTATTCCAGAGACTCGAAAGTAAAATACGAACTTAAAGCTTGAAAATTAGTAAAATTATGCAACCAATGGAAGATAATAAAAATTCCTAAAGCGTTATAGCAGGTACCAATGCcgatgcaaatcagagtggggcCTCTTGAATAAATGCCCTCACCAATTCTTCTggtaaatattgtaataaaaataaatcaagtaTAAAAGCTGGTGCACATACCAGCCCTTGAGATGAAGTAAGGAGGAAGCTCTCCTAGTGCAGTCCCGATACCCCATAAGATAGCCTCCAGCTGCACCTGCTGCAGTATGCTGCTAAGAGGAACCCTTGAACCATGTGTTGATGAAAACAATGGGGGCCCAAACTCTTCACAGGATTTATCCAGCCATGAAGGGCCTCTCTTCAACTGTATTGTATCATATGGAGCACTCTTCAGGTCTACTCGTCCACATTGCATTGCTTTTATGGTAAACAAGGCAATATGCGGACCCAAATAAAGGACAAAAGTATGCAGACCAGATCCTGGAATAAGAAATTGGAAGTAGACAAGTGACAAGTCATATCAAGGCAAGTTGCTTCAGGTATCCCAAAGAACAGCAAAACAACAAAAGAATATAAACGCACATATGATTCAATCAGATTCCAGAAATTTTCAGTCCCATGAAAGTCTGCATAGCAGAACCTAGAAAACTGATTTCCAACCTTTCATACCGGTAAAGCATTTCAACCACATAGGTACATCATACCTAACAATCTTGAGAACAATCATTAAAGTGCTACTGCTAATTTCGGTCTGCTAGCTTTTGGACTACATTTGATGAAACTAGATCAAGATGACCTAAGCCACTTTAGAATCTAAATAGCAGCAATAATTACATAGACATCCTTTTAAAAGGTTATACCTATGTTTCGATTCCACAAATACTAATTGACATCTGCTTGGTCAGCCAGTTTTTAGCCTATAAATCATACACTGGTATAATGGCATGAGAAAATTGCAAAATAATTCTACTCATGCAATATTCATCAAGCATACTCCTCCAGACCATCATAAAAGATCAGgaaatatgtgttcttaccaagCCCAATTGAAGATGCAACACCGAGTGCGATCCACCATAGTCCAAACCGAATATACTGAGAAAGTTCATCAACATGCTGATGAAAAATGTAATGAAGAAATCAACAGTTAATTATTATTTCCACTGATCGGGTCACAATCTAGAGCAGATAGTATGCAACATTTACTAATTCTAGAAAAGTAAGACCCTTCTGAACTACATAAAAATTTGCAGGTGTATGCTTTGCTTCAACAGAAAAATAAGATAAAGACAAATGAAATATTACCTTTTCATGAGGACCCTCAATTGTTACAAGCAAAATTCCAAGAGCTGCTATTAGAGTGCTTGAAAGCGCAAGCCAACCACCCTTTGCCAAAAGATATAATGCTAATCGCTTATAATATTGAAAGATAGCCAGAAGAAATAGCCTTAATGTTTTGAAGGGCTGTGTTGTTAATGTCAAGTTTTCTAATTCTTGTTGATGTCTCTCACGAAGATCTGCAACATTTAACAAGCCTATCAGTTATGGGTTAACATAAATCCTCAACTCAACTTTTTTCTCTTTAAATGAACAATAAATAGAACTAATATTATTCATCATGATTACATAAAGAAGCTTCCATATTCACCTATAATTCATTTATAGAGATAAAATGGTAATTATATGACAAAAGCAGCAAACATTCTAGCACTAGCCACTAGGTATAGAAGTTCTTAAGCATTCTGAGAAAAGAAGCTCATATAAGCAACTAAGCCAATTAAAAGACACACCATTCCACTTGCCAATGTTATGAAATAAGCTATTCAACTCTATACAATATTGACAACATGGTCTGTACATAACCCTATGCTGACTTGATTAATAAAGCCATTCCCCCTTTTTTCTCTgtaaaatctaaaatttcaacaataataacCAACCAATTGATACGTATTCACTCACACATACTATATTGACAGTGTGCCTGCCGAACTAGAAAAAAGAATATAGAATTGAGCTATGACTGCTTTCAGCAAGAGGGAATGACAATTTTGAACCAGTCTCAAAGTGGGAGGTCAAAATATCTCGTAAAAAAGTGGAAAGGGTAAGATGCAGCATAAATAAGTCAAGACGATTTCTCTTGAGTCTCGACCTGGATTATGACACATTGATAGAGAATCACTTTAAAAGAAAATGCATACAACTCTACACTTATTTCCATCGTATTTTGGACACAGCAGAACTAATGCTAGGCACCACAATCGCCAAGCAATATATCATCAACCCacaattttcttctattttcattTTCCCCTACTTCTTTTTCCTGGAAAAACCCAAGTCCGTATAAAGTAAAAACTCCCAAAAAGCACACAATTTGCACCACCAGAACCAATATCACACTTCACCAACAGCTGCTATAAGATAAACCAATACTTCCACACTAAACATAGTTTGAAGAAAGAGTGAATCTACCACTGAATGTCACActctaatagtaaaaaaaaaaaccaagtaaaCAAGCTgcaaagttttctttttcttctataaATTTAAGCAGCCTTACCGGAATGTAGAAAAGCACCTTTGTATAACTTTCACATCCAAAAATATTCAgaatccatttttatttttaaaccttTTTCTACATTCAGCTAAGTTTAATAATAAGCAACCCATTTTTGGTGGAGCTCGGTTAACTTAGCTATTGATTTTAAAACTAAATCATAATTAGCCTAattaaacaaaacttaaaaaaatttatatacgaTAAGATATCTAGAAAGAAAGCAACTTGAATCAAATTCCTAAAATGAGGGGAAAACCCCCAATGACAATAAAGGAAAATTAAAGAGTAGCAAAATACCAAACTTTCAATAGGGAAACAGttacaaaaaaagaaaactagCCTTCGGTCGACGATCCCATTTGTTGAGAAGTAGTTGCTCCTTTGCCTGAATCCATTACCAAACTCGCATACTACAATgaattttcccctttttcttcaAATTCCTAAAATAAATACGGAATTTCCGTCCTTTTTTTCTCAGATAAATGGCTTCTGATTCTGGGGGAAAAGAATCAGACGGCTATAATCGAATTACTTGTAAAGGAATCAGCGTTTTTTACTTCTCAatcatgaataaataatattaataataataacaagaaaaattaagtttttagaaataaaacagtAGATCTAGagaagaagaacaagaagaaattaaaagtaaattttttgcGTGGAGATCTCTTCTCGCCTTCCTCTCTCTCTCTTCCCTGCCCTCTGTGTCTGATTTTCTTATAAGTTAACTTCACCGTAATTattaacttttaaattaatttctaaaatttaaaacacttcaatttagtcctcaatgtataataatattatattaatcaaaataattaacttCAACGTTAAATATTCGCTTAAATCtggtataaaatatatttaaataattatatttattttttaacatgatTATTTATAAAAGTTAGATTTAagatataatttaaattgatatttaatatttaatacttaatttgaagattaaattgataaaaagattaatataatattaatatttatcaaaagtt
This window of the Gossypium hirsutum isolate 1008001.06 chromosome A09, Gossypium_hirsutum_v2.1, whole genome shotgun sequence genome carries:
- the LOC107928564 gene encoding vacuole membrane protein KMS1, whose protein sequence is MDSGKGATTSQQMGSSTEDLRERHQQELENLTLTTQPFKTLRLFLLAIFQYYKRLALYLLAKGGWLALSSTLIAALGILLVTIEGPHEKHVDELSQYIRFGLWWIALGVASSIGLGSGLHTFVLYLGPHIALFTIKAMQCGRVDLKSAPYDTIQLKRGPSWLDKSCEEFGPPLFSSTHGSRVPLSSILQQVQLEAILWGIGTALGELPPYFISRAASESGREFNAMEELDGSSSEDPGVIAAQLEKIKRWLLSHSQHLNFFTILILASVPNPLFDLAGIMCGQFGIPFWEFFLSTLIGKAIIKTYIQMVFIISICNNQLLDWIENELIWVLGFVPGFDTFLPTLTAKLHAAKDKYLSTSQPLPSNIKGKWDLSFASIWNTVVWLMLMNFFVKIVNATAQRYYKKQMDEQVDDNVSASTHSD